Proteins encoded together in one Penaeus vannamei isolate JL-2024 chromosome 11, ASM4276789v1, whole genome shotgun sequence window:
- the LOC138863364 gene encoding sex-determining region Y protein-like has translation MRHRQSRRNHHLRRVDAPHLRQQRRHHRPWLPLLHLVPRTDHHDLHHHFNHNHIYHYYYPNHHYNTYHYHNPYNDHHTYHNHHTYHDHHTYHNHHTYHNHHTYHDHHTHNHHTYHNYTHHHSNLLD, from the coding sequence ATGCGGCACCGACAGTCCCGACGGAACCATCACCTCCGACGGGTGGACGCGCCTCACCTTCGCCAGCAACGCCGCCACCACCGCCCCTGGCTTCCGCTGCTACATCTGGTGCCGCGAACAGACCACcacgacctccaccaccacttcaaccacaaccacatctaccactactactaccccaACCACCACTACAACACCTACCACTACCACAACCCCTACAACGACCACCAcacctaccacaaccaccacacctaCCACGACCACCAcacctaccacaaccaccacacctaccacaaccaccacacctaccacgaccaccacacccacaaccaccacacctACCACAACTACACCCACCACCACTCCAATCTGCTAGATTAA
- the LOC113822786 gene encoding uncharacterized protein DDB_G0290587-like, translated as MIVSALFLGVVAAVGGANAFSERALETLPCGTTTMNPGERVAIQSPNFPQNYDTSYRCQYEITCNPMESTYLEFICPSFELESSTDCLNDRLVVTYHGSREEKCGTDSPDGTITSDGWTRLTFASNAATTAPGFRCYIWCREQTTTTSTTTSTTTTSTTTTPTTTTTPTTTTTPTTTTTPTTTTTPTTTTTPTTTTTPTTTTTPTTTTTPTTTTPPTTTTPTTTTPPTTTPPTTTPPTTTPTTPVC; from the exons ATGATCGTGTCAGCACTGTTTTTGggcgtggtggcggcggtgggcggggccAACGCGTTCTCCGAGCGTGCTCTGGAGACGCTGCCCTGCGGAACCACCACCATGAACCCCGGCGAGCGAGTGGCCATCCAGTCGCCCAACTTCCCCCAAAACTACGATACGAGCTACAG GTGCCAGTACGAGATCACCTGCAACCCCATGGAGTCCACCTACCTGGAGTTCATCTGTCCTTCCTTCGAACTGGAATCCTCCACCGACTGCCTCAATGACCGCCTGGTGGTCACTTACCATGGCTCTCGCGAAGA GAAATGCGGCACCGACAGTCCCGACGGAACCATCACCTCCGACGGGTGGACGCGCCTCACCTTCGCCAGCAACGCCGCCACCACCGCCCCTGGCTTCCGCTGCTACATCTGGTGCCGCGAACAGACCACcacgacctccaccaccacttcaaccacaaccacatcTACCACTActaccccaaccaccaccacaacccctacAACGACCACTAcacctacaactactactacacccacaactaccaccacacctaccacaaccaccacacctaCCACGACCACCAcacctaccacaaccaccacacctaCCACGACCACCacacccaccacaaccacacctcCCACAACCACCACACCTACCACAACCACACCTCCCACAACCACACCCCCGACAACCACACCTCCCACAACTACACCCACCACTCCAGTCTGCTAG